GCTGATCACCCGCCCGCGCATATCCGGACTGGCAGTTGTTTGGATTATCGTATTACCAATAGTGATCTGCGACATCATCCCGAAACCGGTTATCGCACCAAATAATAACGCCACCGGGTAACTGTGCATGTGCGAAAACACAATCAGGCCTATTCCAAACACAAGCGTGTTGATGGCCAGGATCTTTTTCAAATCGGTACCTGCCTGTAACGAAGCCAGGAAAATCCCGCCGCCAAACGCGCCTAAACCTATCACGCTATCAATTACGCCAAATGTGGAGGCCGTGCCTTTAAAAATATCCTTGGCATACACCGGGATCAGCGTGCTGAAAGGCAGTACAAACAAACTCACCGAGGCCAGCATCAGCAAAATAAATTTTATAGTTGGTGTATTTTGAATGTATGCAAAGCCTTCCCTCAGTTCGGCAGCTATATTTTTATCGTGTTTTTTAGCAGCAGCTTCGGGCAGGCGCATCATTAATAATGAACCTATCACGGCTATAAAGCTTATGGCGTTGGCTCCGAAGCAAACGGTATCGCCAAATTTCTCGAGCACCAGCCCGGCTATACCCGGCCCAATCAACCTTGAAAGGTTTACCATAGACGAGTTAAGGGCGAGGGCATTGGGCAAATCGGCCTTATCATCAACCATATCATACACCAGCGATTGGCGGGCCGGCACGTCAAAGGCATTGATAATACCCAGTACGGCACTTAAGCCGATGATGCCCCAAACCGAATAATATCCCAAAAACACCATTACCGAAAGCAGGATAGCCTGCACCATAGATGCCACCTGCGTAAGCAGCAATAGTTTAAAGCGATCGTACCTGTCAGACATTACGCCGCCGATAAACGAGAATAAAAACGAAGGGAACAAGCTGGCGAACAAGCTGAGCCCCAGCATAAATTTAGAATGCGTTTGCGAATAGATTACCCAACTAACGGCCGTTTTCTGCATCCAGGTACCCAATAAGGATACCGACTGCCCCGAGAAATACAACCTGTAATTGCGGCTTTTAAACGCGCTGAATATGCTTATCTTAATCATCAATAATCTTTCCTGTTAATCAAATTCAACCAGTTTGGCCAATGGCATCAGCGCTTTTTTCAATATTTCCTGCTCTTCGGCGGTACAGGTAGCCTCAATGGCGCGGTTAAGCCACTCGTCCTTTTCGCTGCGCGATTTATGGATCAGGTTCATCCCCTCATCAGATAGCGAGATGATCACCTTCCGTTTATCCAGTTCGGAGATGCGCCTGTTAATCAACCCCAGGTTAAGCAGGTTATTCAAAATCTGCGACATGGATTGTGTGGTGATCTTTTCCATCGATGCCAGTTCATTGGGCAAAATCTCGCCATATTGAAATATTAGTGCCATGGTTGATCGTTCGGTTAAAGAAAGCTTCCCCGCTGTTTCCGAGTTGCGGCGGATCTTCTTACTTAAGCGGCCTATTACAAAGCGTAATTCTGAAACCAATTGGACTTCTTTTTCTTCACTCATAAATCTAATCAGTTAAACTTGTAAGTTTACCTTACAAATATACAACTTTGTTTATCATCCCATTGTAAAACCGTTGATTTGGAATGATTACGTTGATTTCGTTGATACCTAAAGAATGAGGATGATGGCTGCAGGGATGTGAGTGTCTGTATTTAGAAAGACCAAACCGGCGTAATCAAAGCTCAATCGGTGAAATCCCAAAAAGAAAACCGTTGATTTGTTAGATTACGTTGGTTTCGCAGATGCATTGTGAAGTAAAAAAGATTTCCGATTTATCAAGGCGGTGTATGATTAGTAACCTTCAGTTCGCACAGGATCAGTGAAATCATTAAAATCAATCCTAATCATTCAAAAAGAAAAAAATCAGCGAAATCAACGTAATCATCCCCAATCAAAGGTCAGTTTAGTTACTTTTGCCCCGTGCCGCCTGCCGATAAAAAATCTCCTGTAAAAAAGAAAGCGCCAGCCCGCAAAAAGCCGACGACTAAAAAGCAGCAGCGAACGGTAATCTCTGTCGATTGGATAATTGGGGGTTGTTTCCTGTTGCTTATTTTACTCTCGCCTTTTTATTACGGTTATATCCTGAAGTTTGGCAGCGCCACCTGGCGTTGGATCATTGATTCGGGCGAGGATACGCATTACCGCAAATACAATAATTTTAATATTCACATACCCGATGGATATACGGTACACGGCATAGATGTATCATCGTACCAGGGCCGCATTAACTGGAAACAGGTTAAAGCCATGCACGAGGGCGATGTGCATATCAGTTTCGCTTTTATTAAAGCTACAGAGGGCGTATTAAGTGTCGATCCGTATTTTCAGCGCAACTGGCGTGAGGCGCCTAAGGCCGGTATTGTTTGTGGCGCATATCACTTTTTTCTACCGCAAAAAAGCGGCACCTGGCAAGCCAAATTTTTTCTGCAAACGGTAAAAACCGAAAAAGGTGATTTGCCTATGGTGGTGGATGTAGAGCGGCTATACCGTGTTAAACCCGAAAAAATGCGCGAGCAGCTGGAAAGTTTTATCAAGGTGATTGAAAGCCGCACCGGCATAAAACCTATCATTTACACCAACCTTAAATTCTACCAGGATTACCTGCAGGGCTATTTTGATGGTTATACACTTTGGATAGCCCATTACTACCAACCCAAACTACTGGTATCCAACAAAACCAACTGGAAATTCTGGCAGCACTCGGATAAAGCCCGCGTAAACGGCATTAATCATGTGGTTGATTTTAATGTTTTTAAGGGAGATAGTACAGAGTTTGAGAAATTGCTGGTGCGGTGAAAACCTGGATATTGCAGAATTAGCGCGTTAAGGCGCTACGCAGTAAGGGTTTCTTTTAAAACAGGAGATTAAGAAGTAACTTTACAACGTTATGTCGACCAAAAGAAAAATGATCATGGTAGTAAACCATGTACTTCAGCAAGATGAGGACAGACTTGACACTGAATTTTGGTTAAAGAAAACCCCATCCGAACGACTTGCAGAAGTTAGCCGCTTAAGAAGATTATACTTTTCAACCGCTGAAAAACCTTTTCCTGAAAAAATTGAGAAAGTTGTTTTCCGAAGAAAATTACGATAAGCTTTAGTATTTTTGCTATCCAAAAGATACCACCATCCAAAAAGATACCGGAATCGATAAATAGCAAAACAATGGATCACAACAATCCTCCTACTGAATACTCCAAAGAAGCCTGCAAGGCCAGCGTAACCGCCGTGCGCGATACGCTGTATGTACTTAACGGTAAATGGAAGTTACCTATGCTGGTAAGCCTTATTAACGGCCCTAAACGTTTTAAGGAGTTACAGCGCGAACTGGAGGATATTACCCCAAAGGTGCTTTCGAAAGAGTTAAGGGAACTGGAGCTTAACGGTTTTGTAACCCGCACAGTTTATGATACCACACCCGTAACGGTAATATACGCCCGCACAGAATACGCCAACTCGCTTAGCAAGGTAATTGGCGAACTGCGCGATTGGGGCATTCAACACCGCGAACACATTAAAAAAATGAGCCGCGAAGAAGCCGAAGCCAAAAAGCTTACGGCAGTTTAACTTTATAAACCCGGTAAGGATATGCTGTTTTGTCCTGCCCGTCATTGTACCGGGGCAACCGGTTCATTTGCGATGCACTCAGGTACAAATAACCGTCGCTGCTGATACCGAACGAATCGGGCCAGATGAGGCGCTCATCCTTCACCAAAAAATGCACCTGCCCATCGGGCGTTACATATTGGATAGCATGATCGGGCGAATCGCTTAAATAAATATTCCCCCTGCTATCGGCAATCATGCCGTGGCAAATACCTGTTTCGGCAACGGTTTGTACTTTGGCTGATAAATCAGTATCGGTAAGCGTTTCATCGGCCAAAAACCTGGTTTCAATTCGGTATAATTTGGTTTGATTAATGGCACGGAAATAAAAGTATTTATTATCCTTAGTAAGCGCTATACCGTTAACGTTTGATACAAATGGGTTACCGCTTTGGTCAACCACATCCTCACCATCCAGGTGTAGCTTTAAGCCAAGTTGTACTATGGTAGCCTTATCATCTTTAAGTACAATCCTGCTTTTGCCCGATGCCAGGTTGAGCACTACAATGGCGTGTAAACCGGGATCAGAGAGGTAAGCCAGCCCCTTGCTGTTATCAATACACATATCATTCAGGGCGCTTTTTTCTTTTGGCAAATCATCAAAGGTGTAGATCTGTTTAATTGCGTTTTCGGCAAGATCAATTTTGATGAGTTTAAACCTGCCCTGTTTAGCATTATTACCCTTATCAAGCACCGAAGCCGCACCTGCCGGGGCCGAATCAAGTATCCAAAGATTATTTTGATCGTCGGCATATAAATCCTGCACGTTTACAAAATGGTTATCCGGGTTTTGCATATCGTATTTGTTCCATTCGGCATCCGGAAAAGGCACACGTTTGCCGTTAATAATTTCGGTAAGCCCGTATAAATAAGGCTGGTGGTGCGGAAAGGATACGAATAAACGATTGTTTTTTGGCGCTACAGTTACACCGATAGGCTGGTTTTGGCCAAAAGAGGCTACTTCAATAAGCTTACCTTGTTGCGATTGGGCGTTTAAAGCTGCTGCCATAGCTAATATACAGGTAAAGATTTTTTTCATTGCAGGTTAAAAATACAAAACGCCTTTACCGGTAAGCAAAGGCGTTTTTATAAATAACAACATTACGCTTTTTTATGTTCGGGATGATGAGCGCTGTCCCGGCCCGATGTCTGATCTGAGCGCTGGCCTCCGGCATTACTGATGCCTTTTTGCTTTTGGGCATCGTTTTGGTTAGTAAAGGCGCGATTGGCAGTTGGTTTACCTTGCGCATTGTTATTAGAATTCTGTTGAGCTTTCATAATAGTAGTATTTAAATTCAACAATGTTATACTATAAATACAGGTAAAAGGCAATTGAGTTTTATTAAAATGCCTTTTACTATTCCTGCCTGATAGTTCCTATCTCTACCAGTTCCATAGCCCCCTCTGCACCAAGCCGTTCCATCAGTTTAAATTCTTTCGATTCGAGGCGGCTGTAATTGGTAAAAAAAGCCTCTATCTGGTCGGTAAGTGTATGGGGCAATTGGGCGGCATCGTGTAAATCGGTAAATATTTTTGAAACAAGGGGTACGGCCAGGAACCTGTCATTTCTATAAACTTTCCCTTCCGGACTGGTTTGCTCAACCTTAAATCCGCCAATTAGCCGGCAATCAATCAC
The sequence above is a segment of the Mucilaginibacter celer genome. Coding sequences within it:
- a CDS encoding MFS transporter produces the protein MIKISIFSAFKSRNYRLYFSGQSVSLLGTWMQKTAVSWVIYSQTHSKFMLGLSLFASLFPSFLFSFIGGVMSDRYDRFKLLLLTQVASMVQAILLSVMVFLGYYSVWGIIGLSAVLGIINAFDVPARQSLVYDMVDDKADLPNALALNSSMVNLSRLIGPGIAGLVLEKFGDTVCFGANAISFIAVIGSLLMMRLPEAAAKKHDKNIAAELREGFAYIQNTPTIKFILLMLASVSLFVLPFSTLIPVYAKDIFKGTASTFGVIDSVIGLGAFGGGIFLASLQAGTDLKKILAINTLVFGIGLIVFSHMHSYPVALLFGAITGFGMMSQITIGNTIIQTTASPDMRGRVISYYAMAFFGMQPLGGLLVGSVSQKIGVPDTVMAEGMVALLLGVIHFRFLLQSRLKKEAAERLLQQQQPLEAIS
- a CDS encoding MarR family winged helix-turn-helix transcriptional regulator, translating into MSEEKEVQLVSELRFVIGRLSKKIRRNSETAGKLSLTERSTMALIFQYGEILPNELASMEKITTQSMSQILNNLLNLGLINRRISELDKRKVIISLSDEGMNLIHKSRSEKDEWLNRAIEATCTAEEQEILKKALMPLAKLVEFD
- a CDS encoding glycoside hydrolase family 25 protein, translated to MPPADKKSPVKKKAPARKKPTTKKQQRTVISVDWIIGGCFLLLILLSPFYYGYILKFGSATWRWIIDSGEDTHYRKYNNFNIHIPDGYTVHGIDVSSYQGRINWKQVKAMHEGDVHISFAFIKATEGVLSVDPYFQRNWREAPKAGIVCGAYHFFLPQKSGTWQAKFFLQTVKTEKGDLPMVVDVERLYRVKPEKMREQLESFIKVIESRTGIKPIIYTNLKFYQDYLQGYFDGYTLWIAHYYQPKLLVSNKTNWKFWQHSDKARVNGINHVVDFNVFKGDSTEFEKLLVR
- a CDS encoding winged helix-turn-helix transcriptional regulator, with the protein product MDHNNPPTEYSKEACKASVTAVRDTLYVLNGKWKLPMLVSLINGPKRFKELQRELEDITPKVLSKELRELELNGFVTRTVYDTTPVTVIYARTEYANSLSKVIGELRDWGIQHREHIKKMSREEAEAKKLTAV
- a CDS encoding L-dopachrome tautomerase-related protein, with translation MKKIFTCILAMAAALNAQSQQGKLIEVASFGQNQPIGVTVAPKNNRLFVSFPHHQPYLYGLTEIINGKRVPFPDAEWNKYDMQNPDNHFVNVQDLYADDQNNLWILDSAPAGAASVLDKGNNAKQGRFKLIKIDLAENAIKQIYTFDDLPKEKSALNDMCIDNSKGLAYLSDPGLHAIVVLNLASGKSRIVLKDDKATIVQLGLKLHLDGEDVVDQSGNPFVSNVNGIALTKDNKYFYFRAINQTKLYRIETRFLADETLTDTDLSAKVQTVAETGICHGMIADSRGNIYLSDSPDHAIQYVTPDGQVHFLVKDERLIWPDSFGISSDGYLYLSASQMNRLPRYNDGQDKTAYPYRVYKVKLP
- a CDS encoding inorganic diphosphatase encodes the protein MEKFENRTTVIVETPKGCGHKYEFDVTSNQFRLKKLLPAGMVFPFDFGFIPGTLGGDGDPLDVLVISEVSTFPGCVIDCRLIGGFKVEQTSPEGKVYRNDRFLAVPLVSKIFTDLHDAAQLPHTLTDQIEAFFTNYSRLESKEFKLMERLGAEGAMELVEIGTIRQE